Proteins encoded together in one Ciona intestinalis chromosome 1, KH, whole genome shotgun sequence window:
- the LOC100177367 gene encoding uncharacterized protein LOC100177367 has protein sequence MFDDAKFESADVSMSSELAITYRLLRNDDINDVIELLVEHYMPYEPLSKCLNMTKEEMRLYADEAVREVIPAGISIGAFDDIRKTVCGVTFGTLDPHQNLDAKHGSREVPVKVEILQRFEEWAESTLSTDLGSTNFVIADLLVVSSEYSNRKIATELSKRQMILFAELGFDFSVGFATSEKSLMIDKKIGYKCARKINMLSYRDSDTGETVFAQAELKHNCVHVMYKDLREIRSKKLNSLL, from the exons ATGTTTGATGACGCTAAGTTTGAGAGTGCAGATGTAAGTATGTCAAGTGAACTCGCCATCACCTATAGATTGCTTCGTAATGACGacattaatgacgtcatcgagcTACTAGTTGAACATTACATGCCGTATGAACCGTTGTCGAAATGTCTTAACATGACGAAAGAAGAGATGCGCTTGTACGCCGATGAGGCAGTTAGG GAGGTGATACCCGCAGGTATTAGTATAGGTGCGTTCGATGACATTAGGAAGACAGTTTGCGGGGTAACGTTTGGAACCCTGGACCCACACCAGAACCTCGATGCTAAACATGGTAGCCGTGAAGTTCCAGTGAAAGTTGAAATTCTGCAAAGA TTTGAAGAATGGGCGGAATCAACTTTATCTACCGACCTCGGCAGTACTAACTTCGTGATTGCGGATCTTCTCGTCGTTTCATCGGAATATTCAAATCGAAAAATTGCCACCGAACTGTCGAAACG gcAAATGATTCTATTTGCGGAACTTGGGTTTGATTTCTCCGTTGGATTCGCAACTTCAGAAAAGTCATTAATGATTGATAAGAAGATTGGATATAAATGTGCAAGGAAAATTAACATGCTGAGCTACAGGGACTCGGACACTGGTGAAACTGTGTTTGCTCAAGCGGAACTGAAACATAATTGCGTCCACGTGATGTACAAGGACCTCCGAGAAATACGttcaaagaaattaaataGCTTACTTTAA
- the LOC100175031 gene encoding uncharacterized protein LOC100175031, whose translation MLHIYCFVLQMNKSALLTLLLVGLLVHTETASAHWNTKSLKDDLKLRDEGYYNAVPKDEYYDGYYGAVPKDDHYDGYYGAVPKDDHYDGYYGAVPKDDHYDGYYAAVPKDEYYDRYYAAVPKDDHYDGYYAAVPKDDHYDGYYAAVPKDDHYDRYYGAVPKDGYYKAMRAE comes from the exons ATGCttcatatatattgttttgttttacagatgaATAAGTCAGCACTTCTTACCCTGCTTCTTGTCGGACTTCTGGTCCACACAGAAACAGCCAGCGCTCATTGGAACACAAAAAGCC tTAAAGATGATCTAAAACTTCGTGACGAAGGCTATTATAATGCGGTGCCCAAAGATGAATACTATGATGGCTACTATGGTGCGGTGCCCAAAGATGACCACTATGATGGCTACTATGGTGCGGTGCCCAAAGATGACCACTATGATGGCTACTATGGTGCGGTGCCCAAAGATGACCACTATGATGGCTACTATGCTGCGGTGCCCAAAGATGAATACTATGATCGCTACTATGCTGCGGTGCCCAAAGATGACCACTATGATGGCTACTATGCTGCGGTGCCCAAAGATGACCACTATGATGGCTACTATGCTGCGGTGCCCAAAGATGACCACTATGATCGCTACTATGGTGCGGTGCCCAAAGATGGCTACTATAAAGCGATGCGCG CTGAATAG
- the LOC100179708 gene encoding uncharacterized protein LOC100179708 produces the protein MVKSGKVLKIALGRRYIAASVSPLSCRSRVERTTRSPLTNKQQNYVIRDRPVSPLIKTTTESEELSTLFAKLREIIPSSNCNQTSDPNLDVVLGAVDYIRELHVMIQQKIKQTDSPADATKQQDSFNQQFSSNT, from the exons ATGGTGAAATcaggaaaagttttaaaaattgcgcTTGGTCGTCGATATATTGCAGCATCTGTAAGCCCGTTATCATGTCGATCCAGAGTCGAACGAACGACACGAAGCCCGCTAACAAACAAACAGCAAAATTACGTTATTAGAGATAGACCTGTGAGTCCACTGATAAAAACGACAACAGAATCTGAAGAGCTAAG TACGCTGTTTGCCAAGCTTCGTGAAATTATACCCAGTTCGAATTGCAATCAAACATCTGATCCAAACCTTGACGTGGTTCTCGGTGCAGTCGATTATATTCGAGAACTCCATGTGATGATTCagcaaaaaatcaaacaaactgATTCACCTGCCGATGCAACAAAACAGCAAGATTCCTTTAATCAGCAGTTTTCTTCAAACACGTGA
- the LOC104266815 gene encoding uncharacterized protein LOC104266815 encodes MFITVRFGNNQEEIFNPNCQVVHLIDAIKRKCVVNLDQWIDLTDESGLLTNISSQRDDKIALDILPVKQTYILVEKRVAMTEGLTLSGTELLKAFRENHRSNSNPRRKKGTAKGTVKPLAKFHYFPLLRDIYSLYPDYCIYRTAEEKKSAPKNRNRENKASSFAYDQWSDASSSSQRKSVGSPTRGKLIPLLQNTYSSHKNAAARTSRRATLL; translated from the exons ATGTTTATTACAGTAAGATTTGGAAACAATCaagaagaaatatttaacCCTAATTGCCAGGTCGTTCACCTTATTGACGCAATTAAAAGAAAGTGCGTAGTGAACCTTGATCAATGGATCGACCTTACCGACGAAAGTG GCTTGCTTACCAACATCAGCTCACAACGAGATGATAAAATTGCGCTTGATATTCTTCCAGTGaagcaaacatatatattggtGGAAAAAAGAGTTGCGATGACTGAAGGACTTACGTTATCCGGCACAGAACTGTTAAAAGCTTTTAGGGAGAACCACCGTTCCAATTCAAATCCCAGGAGAAAAAAA GGAACCGCCAAAGGAACAGTGAAACCTTTAGCTAAGTTTCACTATTTCCCCTTATTGCGAGACATCTATTCATTATACCCCGACTACTGCATTTATAGAACCGCTGAAGAGAAAAAATCAGCTccaaaaaatagaaatcgAG aaaataaagcaagtaGCTTCGCTTACGATCAGTGGAGTGACGCTAGCTCATCTTCTCAGAGGAAGTCTGTTGGATCCCCGACACGTGGTAAATTGATCCCACTTCTGCAAAATACATACTCGTCACACAAAAACGCTGCCGCAAGAACAAGCCGAAGAGCAACTCTCCTCTAA
- the LOC113474057 gene encoding zinc finger protein 684-like — protein sequence MESFSYKDQCPDLVLGHSGIANLVASFRIMCYGCHSQIVTEMSLETAQLHSKNLFFCFKCRPSTGAEVLSDRYCKVLVFTSLPTSRSEFAAKKGRLHNKPVRLTSSGDEDIAVTNKPIPNQQPANSNELMYRSFTNLYLLPTSTRLTVRPANHSRLYESTTQEGDRKLSSLANSWELNETIDKLKSIPVDPSYKLKSDYRCLYCDKTFVYKAYWKHHEEKFMCRKANTCKICGKIYAHRSSLSRHRLVHTVDATNK from the coding sequence ATGGAATCGTTTAGTTACAAAGACCAGTGTCCAGATCTTGTACTTGGTCACTCAGGAATTGCCAACCTCGTCGCATCATTCCGTATTATGTGCTATGGCTGCCATTCACAAATTGTAACGGAAATGTCTTTGGAAACGGCTCAACTTCATTCAAAAAATCTGTTCTTTTGCTTCAAGTGCAGGCCTTCAACAGGAGCAGAAGTGCTGTCAGACCGCTATTGCAAAGTGTTAGTTTTTACGTCTCTTCCAACATCACGATCAGAATTTGCTGCAAAGAAGGGTAGGTTGCACAACAAACCTGTTCGACTTACTAGTTCGGGAGACGAGGACATCGCAGTTACGAATAAACCAATACCAAATCAACAACCAGCTAATAGCAATGAGTTGATGTACAGATCTTTTACCAATCTGTATCTACTACCAACATCTACCCGACTTACTGTGCGGCCGGCGAATCACTCTCGCTTGTATGAGTCGACTACGCAAGAGGGTGATAGAAAGCTAAGTTCCCTTGCGAATTCGTGGGAACTTAATGAAACTATAGATAAACTCAAAAGCATTCCTGTGGACCCGAGTTATAAACTCAAGTCGGATTACCGTTGTTTGTATTGCGACAAAACCTTTGTTTATAAGGCGTATTGGAAACACCACGAAGAAAAATTCATGTGCAGAAAAGCAAACACATGCAAAATATGTGGCAAGATATATGCTCATAGAAGTTCACTTTCCCGACATAGGCTGGTACACACAGTTGATGcgacaaacaaataa